The following are encoded in a window of Sphaeramia orbicularis chromosome 20, fSphaOr1.1, whole genome shotgun sequence genomic DNA:
- the LOC115411667 gene encoding proline-rich protein 2-like, producing the protein MAKLSSAEPHPKTNSVFPTVPALQQEVPTVSPKQSGGPPPSASCCPEDPGGPPLFAPSFPEDPGGSPPPACGCPEDPNGPPPSASGLPEDPGGPPSHTSGCPKDPGGPPSHTSGCPKDPGGPTPSASGCPEDPGGPPPSASSCPEDPGGPPPLAFSCPEDPSGPLPSASGFSEDPGSPSPPSSGCPEEPGSPPPHSSSCPEDPDPLLPPLAVPRTLAAPRLRPVANPRTLAAPHLPPLAVPRTPVAPSPLPPAVWKTPATPRLPPPTVWRP; encoded by the exons ATGgctaag CTGTCCAGCGCAGAGCCGCATCCCAAGACCAATTCGGTCTTTCCTACGGTGCCTGCGCTCCAGCAAGAAGTACCAACAGTATCTCCGAAGCAGAGCGGCGGACCCCCACCTTCTGCCTCTTGCTGTCCAGAGGACCCCGGCGGACCCCCCCTTTTCGCCCCCAGCTTCCCAGAAGACCCCGGCGGCTCCCCGCCCCCCGCCTGCGGCTGTCCGGAGGACCCCAACGGacccccgccttccgcctccggcttaccggaggaccccggcggccccccgtCCCACACCTCCGGCTGCCCCaaggaccccggcggccccccgtCCCACACCTCCGGCTGTCCCAAGGACCCCGGCGGACCCACGCCTTCCGCttccggctgtcccgaggaccccggtgGACCCCCGCCTTCTGCCTCCAGCTGTCcggaggaccccggcggccccccgcCCCTTGCCTTCAGCTGTCCGGAGGACCCCAGCGGACCCCTGCCTTCCGCCTCCGGCTTTTCGGAGGACCCCGGCAGCCCCTCGCCCCCCTcctccggctgtcccgaggaACCCGGCAGCCCCCCGCCCCACTCCTCcagctgtcccgaggaccccg ACCCCCTCCTTCCGCCTCTGGCTGTGCCAAGGACACTGGCGGCCCCCCGCCTTCGGCCTGTGGCTAACCCAAGGACCCTGGCGGCCCCCCACCTTCCGCCtctggctgtcccgaggaccccggtgGCCCCCTCCCCCTTGCCTCCGGCTGTCTGGAAGACCCCGGCAAccccccgccttccgcctcccACTGTCTGGAGGCCCTGA